Proteins encoded together in one Janthinobacterium tructae window:
- a CDS encoding DUF4105 domain-containing protein gives MTFLSLRARSVLATLGKMAVSLILLLTALWGALALWYQLSGGTAAQAIGALLWGALGVASVVLWWTRGDVRVLLPYAAGFILLLLWWSLITPKQQRVWADDVARNVTGKVAGNRVTLDNVRNFDWRSDDDYTVKWEQRSYDLDELRTVDTALSYWTGPYIAHTLISFGFADGRFLTFSIEIRKEKGESFSAIGGFFKHFEMSLIAADERDILRVRTNARGEDMHLYRVMMPKAAMRSLFLAYLDEAQALKAKPQFYNTLTANCTTIVFEMVRRIVPGLPFDYRLLASGYLDRYLFDVKGLVPGQSFEQLRTGGHVTARARAANDDADFSHAIRRGMPGYDETGHPKLQMPRQ, from the coding sequence ATGACTTTCTTATCACTGCGTGCCCGCTCCGTGCTGGCCACCCTCGGCAAAATGGCCGTTTCCCTGATTCTTCTGTTGACCGCACTGTGGGGCGCGCTGGCGCTGTGGTACCAGCTGTCCGGCGGCACGGCGGCGCAAGCCATCGGCGCGCTGCTGTGGGGCGCGCTGGGCGTGGCCAGCGTGGTGCTGTGGTGGACGCGCGGCGATGTGCGCGTGCTGCTGCCGTATGCGGCCGGTTTTATCCTGCTGCTCCTGTGGTGGAGCCTGATCACGCCGAAGCAGCAGCGCGTGTGGGCCGACGACGTGGCGCGCAATGTCACGGGCAAGGTGGCGGGCAATCGGGTCACGCTGGACAATGTGCGCAATTTCGACTGGCGCAGCGATGACGATTACACGGTCAAGTGGGAACAGCGCAGCTACGACCTCGACGAGCTGCGCACGGTGGACACGGCGCTGTCGTACTGGACGGGGCCCTACATCGCGCATACCCTGATTTCCTTCGGCTTTGCCGACGGGCGCTTTTTGACGTTTTCCATCGAGATCCGCAAGGAAAAGGGCGAGAGCTTTTCCGCCATCGGCGGCTTCTTCAAGCATTTCGAGATGAGTCTGATCGCCGCCGACGAGCGCGACATCCTGCGCGTGCGCACGAATGCGCGCGGCGAGGACATGCATCTGTACCGCGTGATGATGCCGAAAGCGGCCATGCGTTCGCTGTTCCTGGCCTACCTGGACGAAGCGCAGGCGCTGAAGGCCAAGCCGCAGTTCTACAACACCCTGACGGCCAACTGCACCACCATCGTCTTCGAGATGGTGCGCCGCATCGTGCCGGGCCTGCCGTTCGACTACCGCCTGCTGGCCTCGGGCTACCTGGACCGCTATCTGTTCGACGTCAAGGGCCTGGTGCCCGGCCAGAGCTTCGAGCAGCTGCGTACAGGGGGCCACGTCACGGCGCGTGCGCGGGCGGCGAATGACGATGCGGACTTTTCGCACGCGATCCGCCGTGGCATGCCGGGCTACGATGAAACGGGCCATCCGAAGCTGCAAATGCCACGCCAGTAG
- a CDS encoding ATP-binding protein — protein sequence METDAGKALPATPERRQTDSIALSAFFDGHPVATFAIDTDHVVTHWNSACEQLLGYTAAEMVGTREHWKAFYPQPRACLADLLVADDIALGENDLYLGKLKRSPVIPGAYEAEDFFADIGPDGHWLHFTAAPLRDRQGRLVGAIETLRDVSERRLAELALRKAHDNLEHLVAKRTAQLAEMNERLADDIRQRQIADLELRERNLALTELNSKLSLAQQKLLQSEKLASIGQLAAGVAHEINNPIGYVFSNFGTLEGYLDDLFSMLDAYEEAEPAVADAVVAARLRALREQIDLDFLRTDIPLLMGESKEGISRVRRIVQDLKDFSRTDAHQEWVWADLRQGIDTTLNIVNNEVKYKADVVREYGDIPDIECQPSELNQVIMNLVVNAAHAMGEEHGRITLRTGSDNTTEVWIEVEDTGGGIAPEHLSRIFDPFFTTKAVGKGTGLGLSLAYTTVQKHHGRIDVRSVIGRGTTFRITLPVRQAQAAIP from the coding sequence ATGGAAACAGACGCAGGAAAGGCACTGCCCGCCACGCCGGAACGCCGTCAGACCGACTCCATCGCGTTATCGGCGTTCTTCGACGGCCATCCCGTGGCCACCTTCGCCATCGATACTGACCATGTGGTGACGCACTGGAACAGCGCCTGCGAACAGTTGCTGGGCTATACGGCCGCCGAGATGGTCGGCACGCGCGAGCACTGGAAGGCGTTTTATCCGCAGCCGCGCGCCTGCCTGGCCGATCTGCTGGTGGCCGACGATATCGCGCTCGGTGAAAATGACCTTTACCTTGGCAAGCTGAAGCGCTCCCCCGTGATTCCCGGCGCTTACGAGGCCGAGGATTTCTTTGCCGATATCGGCCCTGACGGCCACTGGCTGCATTTCACGGCGGCGCCCCTGCGCGACCGCCAGGGACGTCTGGTGGGCGCCATCGAAACCCTGCGCGATGTGAGCGAACGGCGCCTGGCCGAACTGGCGCTGCGCAAGGCGCACGACAACCTGGAACACCTGGTGGCCAAGCGCACGGCCCAGCTGGCCGAAATGAACGAGCGCCTGGCCGACGATATCCGTCAGCGCCAGATCGCCGATCTGGAATTGCGCGAGCGTAACCTGGCCCTGACGGAATTGAACAGCAAGCTGTCGCTGGCCCAGCAAAAGCTGCTGCAGTCGGAAAAGCTGGCCTCGATCGGCCAGCTGGCCGCCGGCGTGGCGCACGAGATCAACAATCCCATCGGCTATGTATTTTCGAATTTCGGCACGCTGGAAGGCTACCTGGACGATCTGTTTTCCATGCTCGACGCCTACGAGGAAGCCGAGCCGGCCGTGGCCGACGCCGTGGTGGCGGCGCGCCTGCGCGCCTTGCGCGAACAGATCGACCTGGACTTCCTGCGCACCGACATACCGCTGCTGATGGGCGAGTCGAAGGAAGGCATTTCGCGCGTGCGCCGCATCGTGCAGGACCTGAAGGATTTTTCGCGCACGGATGCACACCAGGAGTGGGTCTGGGCCGACCTGCGCCAGGGCATCGATACCACGCTCAATATCGTGAATAACGAGGTCAAGTACAAGGCCGACGTGGTGCGCGAATATGGCGACATTCCCGATATCGAATGCCAGCCTTCCGAACTGAACCAGGTGATCATGAACCTGGTCGTCAACGCGGCCCACGCCATGGGCGAGGAGCACGGACGCATCACCTTGCGCACGGGCAGCGATAATACGACGGAAGTGTGGATCGAGGTCGAGGACACGGGCGGCGGCATCGCGCCCGAACACCTGTCGCGCATCTTCGATCCGTTCTTTACCACCAAGGCCGTCGGCAAGGGCACGGGGCTGGGCCTGTCGCTGGCCTACACCACGGTGCAAAAGCACCACGGCCGCATCGACGTGCGCAGCGTCATCGGCCGCGGCACCACCTTCCGCATCACCTTGCCCGTGCGCCAGGCGCAGGCCGCCATACCATGA
- the motA gene encoding flagellar motor stator protein MotA — protein MLVILGFLVVLFSVFGGFAMQGGHLAALFQPLELLMIGGAALGTFFVGNDAKAIRATFAALPTLFHSSQYTKARYMELMGLMYEILSKIRKEGLMSVEDDIDDPYRSAIFVKYPYTLGDEHILEFITDYLRLMVSGNMDAYQIENLMDNEIETHHEDAEMPIQTISQLADAMPAFGIVAAVMGVVHTMASVGLPPAELGVLIAQALVGTFIGILLAYGFIAPLASLLRRKHHETAKMYQCVKVTLLASLNGYAPALAVEFGRKVISATERPSFSELENHVRQVRTKN, from the coding sequence TTGCTAGTCATACTCGGATTTCTCGTCGTGCTGTTTTCCGTCTTCGGCGGCTTCGCCATGCAGGGCGGCCACCTGGCGGCCCTGTTCCAGCCGCTGGAACTGCTGATGATCGGCGGCGCCGCGCTGGGCACTTTCTTTGTCGGCAACGACGCCAAGGCCATCCGCGCCACGTTCGCCGCCCTGCCCACCCTGTTCCACAGTTCGCAATACACGAAAGCGCGCTATATGGAGCTGATGGGGCTGATGTATGAAATCCTCAGCAAGATCCGCAAGGAAGGCCTGATGTCGGTCGAGGACGATATCGACGACCCGTACCGCAGCGCCATCTTCGTGAAATATCCGTACACGCTCGGTGACGAGCACATCCTGGAATTCATCACCGATTATTTGCGCCTGATGGTGTCGGGCAATATGGATGCTTACCAGATCGAAAACCTGATGGATAACGAGATCGAGACGCACCATGAAGATGCGGAAATGCCGATCCAGACGATTTCGCAGCTGGCCGACGCCATGCCCGCCTTCGGCATCGTGGCCGCCGTGATGGGCGTGGTGCATACCATGGCGTCCGTCGGCTTGCCGCCGGCCGAGCTGGGCGTGCTGATCGCGCAGGCGCTGGTGGGCACCTTCATCGGCATCCTGCTGGCCTATGGCTTCATCGCCCCGCTGGCCAGTCTGCTGCGCCGCAAGCACCATGAAACGGCGAAGATGTACCAGTGCGTGAAAGTGACCCTGCTGGCCAGCCTGAACGGCTATGCGCCGGCGCTGGCCGTGGAATTCGGCCGCAAGGTCATTTCCGCCACGGAACGCCCTTCGTTCAGCGAACTGGAAAACCACGTACGCCAGGTGCGCACGAAGAACTGA
- a CDS encoding mandelate racemase/muconate lactonizing enzyme family protein, producing the protein MKIVDIREKTIPISSPIRNAYIDFTKMTLSLVAVVTDVMRDGKPVVGYGFNSNGRYGQGMLMRERFIPRILDADPASLVTEDGSNLDPHKVWDCMYTNEKPGGHGERSVAIGTIDMAIWDAVAKIENKPLFQLLAERHGAGAPEKKVFVYAAGGYYYPGQSLSALQDEMRSYIDRGYTVVKKKIGGASLDEDLRRIDAIMEVLQDGQKLCVDANGRFDLDTSIAYAKALREYDLFWYEEAGDPLDFELQATLRSYYDKPMATGENLFSMQDARNLIRYGGMRADRDWLQFDCALSYGLVEYLRTLDMLHQHGWSRSRCIPHGGHQMSLNIAAGLGLGGNESYPDLFQPFGGFPDGVRVENGHITMPDLVGIGFEGKANLYAEMRALSDQ; encoded by the coding sequence ATGAAAATCGTCGATATCCGCGAAAAGACCATCCCCATCTCATCGCCCATCCGCAATGCCTACATCGATTTCACGAAGATGACATTGAGCCTGGTGGCTGTCGTCACGGATGTGATGCGTGACGGCAAGCCCGTCGTCGGCTATGGTTTCAATTCGAATGGCCGCTACGGCCAGGGCATGCTGATGCGCGAGCGTTTCATTCCCCGCATCCTCGATGCCGATCCGGCCAGCCTCGTGACGGAGGACGGCAGCAACCTCGACCCGCACAAGGTGTGGGATTGCATGTATACCAATGAAAAGCCGGGCGGCCACGGCGAGCGCTCGGTGGCCATCGGCACCATCGACATGGCCATCTGGGACGCCGTGGCGAAGATCGAGAACAAGCCGCTGTTCCAGTTGCTGGCCGAACGCCATGGCGCGGGTGCGCCGGAAAAAAAAGTCTTCGTGTATGCGGCGGGCGGCTATTACTATCCGGGCCAGAGCCTGTCTGCGCTGCAGGATGAGATGCGCAGCTATATCGACCGCGGCTATACGGTGGTCAAGAAGAAGATCGGCGGCGCCTCGCTGGACGAAGACTTGCGCCGCATCGACGCCATCATGGAAGTGCTGCAGGACGGGCAGAAGCTGTGCGTGGATGCCAACGGCCGCTTCGACCTCGACACCTCGATCGCCTACGCCAAGGCGCTGCGTGAATATGACCTGTTCTGGTACGAGGAGGCGGGCGATCCGCTCGATTTCGAGTTGCAAGCCACCCTGCGCAGCTACTACGACAAGCCGATGGCGACGGGCGAGAACCTGTTTTCCATGCAGGATGCGCGCAATCTGATCCGCTACGGCGGCATGCGCGCCGACCGCGACTGGCTGCAGTTCGACTGCGCCCTCAGCTACGGCCTGGTGGAATACCTGCGCACGCTGGACATGCTGCACCAGCACGGCTGGTCGCGCAGCCGCTGCATCCCGCACGGCGGCCACCAGATGTCCCTGAATATCGCGGCGGGCCTGGGCCTGGGCGGCAATGAATCGTATCCGGACTTATTCCAGCCGTTCGGCGGCTTCCCCGATGGCGTGCGCGTGGAAAACGGCCACATCACCATGCCCGATCTGGTCGGCATCGGCTTCGAGGGCAAGGCGAATCTGTATGCGGAAATGCGCGCGCTGAGCGATCAGTAA
- a CDS encoding LysR family transcriptional regulator, with amino-acid sequence MKSDVTTEMAFFVLLAKLGSLSATARELDITPPAVSKRLQLMEQRLGVRLLNRSTRRISLTGDGESYLQQARQILDDIRAMEESLASGSAAPRGLLRVNATLGFGRTVIAPLLSQFALRHPQLEVQLQLTDSPINLVEQAYDLGIRFGDLPDTRLSARKIMSNRRFLCASPAYLQAHGTPQTPDDLARHRCIVHRQNDDAYGIWRLSRGRATHTVKVRGTVASNDGDVVLGWALDGHGILLRSEWDLTRYLDSGRLRVVLEDYALAPADLYAYYPSRHQLPAKVRAFINFLGQQLQPEAATAAESG; translated from the coding sequence ATGAAAAGCGACGTCACCACGGAAATGGCCTTCTTTGTGCTGCTGGCCAAGCTGGGCAGCCTGTCGGCCACGGCGCGTGAGCTGGACATCACGCCACCCGCTGTCAGCAAGCGCCTGCAGTTGATGGAGCAGCGCCTGGGCGTGCGTTTGCTGAACCGCAGCACGCGGCGCATCAGCCTGACGGGCGACGGCGAAAGCTATCTGCAGCAGGCGCGGCAAATCCTCGACGATATCCGCGCCATGGAAGAATCCCTGGCCAGCGGCAGCGCGGCACCGCGCGGGCTGCTGCGCGTGAACGCCACCCTGGGCTTCGGGCGCACGGTGATCGCGCCCCTGCTGTCGCAATTCGCGCTGCGCCACCCGCAGCTGGAAGTGCAGCTGCAGCTGACGGACAGCCCCATCAACCTGGTCGAGCAGGCATATGACCTGGGCATCCGCTTCGGCGACTTGCCCGACACGCGCCTTTCCGCGCGCAAGATCATGTCGAACCGGCGTTTCCTGTGCGCTTCGCCCGCCTACCTGCAGGCGCATGGCACGCCGCAAACGCCCGACGACCTGGCGCGGCACCGCTGCATCGTGCACCGGCAGAACGACGACGCCTACGGCATCTGGCGTTTGAGTCGTGGCCGCGCCACGCACACGGTGAAGGTGCGCGGCACCGTGGCCAGCAACGATGGCGACGTGGTACTGGGCTGGGCGCTGGACGGGCACGGCATCCTGCTGCGCTCGGAATGGGATTTGACCCGCTACCTCGACAGTGGCCGCCTGCGCGTGGTGCTGGAAGACTACGCACTGGCGCCTGCCGACCTGTACGCCTACTACCCCAGCCGCCACCAGTTGCCCGCCAAAGTGCGCGCTTTTATCAATTTTCTCGGCCAGCAGTTGCAGCCGGAAGCGGCCACGGCGGCGGAATCAGGTTAA
- a CDS encoding glyoxalase superfamily protein: MHAPIPILRSFSEAKTREFYLDFLGFTLDWEHRFEPTAPLYLQVTRGELVLHLSEHYGDATPGAALLIPVDDVAALHAELQAKDYPYARPGIRDEDWGRILEVADPFGNRLRFWQRSA, from the coding sequence ATGCATGCTCCCATCCCCATCCTGCGCAGCTTTTCCGAAGCCAAGACGCGCGAGTTCTACCTCGATTTTCTCGGTTTTACCCTGGACTGGGAACACCGCTTCGAGCCCACGGCGCCGCTGTACCTGCAGGTGACGCGGGGCGAGCTGGTGCTGCACCTGAGCGAGCACTACGGCGACGCCACGCCAGGTGCGGCGCTGCTGATCCCCGTCGACGACGTCGCCGCCCTGCACGCGGAGCTGCAGGCCAAGGATTACCCGTATGCGCGGCCCGGCATCCGCGACGAGGACTGGGGCCGCATCCTGGAAGTGGCGGACCCGTTCGGCAACCGGCTGCGCTTCTGGCAGCGCAGCGCATAA
- a CDS encoding TetR/AcrR family transcriptional regulator: protein MVRRTRAEMEETRASLLATARKVFSERGYADTSMDDLTAQAGLTRGALYHHFGDKKGLLLAVVEQIDAEMDDRLQTISERADDLWDGFRSRCRAYLEMALEPEIQRIVLRDARAVLGGASPDSQRHCVASMQGIIQELIHQGIVADASPRALASLIYGSLAEAAFWIADGDEGAARLSEGIAALELLLRGLLVTRSSRQ, encoded by the coding sequence ATGGTTCGCCGCACCCGTGCCGAAATGGAAGAAACCCGTGCATCGCTGCTGGCCACTGCTCGCAAAGTGTTCAGCGAGCGCGGTTATGCCGACACATCAATGGATGACCTCACCGCGCAGGCAGGGCTGACGCGTGGTGCGCTGTATCACCACTTTGGCGACAAGAAGGGCTTGCTGCTCGCGGTGGTGGAACAGATCGACGCGGAAATGGATGACCGCCTGCAAACCATCTCCGAACGCGCCGACGATCTGTGGGACGGTTTTCGCAGCCGCTGCCGTGCCTATCTGGAGATGGCCCTGGAGCCGGAAATTCAGCGCATCGTTTTACGCGATGCCAGGGCGGTCCTCGGCGGTGCCTCACCGGACTCGCAGCGCCATTGCGTCGCGTCGATGCAGGGCATTATTCAGGAGCTGATTCATCAAGGCATCGTGGCGGACGCCAGCCCGAGGGCACTGGCTTCGCTGATTTATGGCAGTCTGGCAGAAGCGGCGTTCTGGATCGCAGACGGTGACGAAGGCGCGGCGCGATTGAGCGAGGGAATTGCTGCCTTGGAATTGCTGCTACGCGGGCTGCTGGTTACAAGGTCATCGCGCCAATGA
- a CDS encoding DEAD/DEAH box helicase, with the protein MPFSSLGLIPALVRAVDKAGYAAPTAIQAAAIPAILRGSDVLGAAQTGSGKTAAYALPLLQALMAPAAGPRQVRALILVPTRELAAQVGQTVHALAKPLPIKLKISVLFGGVSINPQMMDLRGGADIVVATPGRLLDLVRQNAVKLGGVSLCVLDEADRLLDMGFSEEINAILALLPAKRQNLFFSATFPDSVQALADSLLKEPVRIEVASEPQDKPDIVQRAITVDVPRRTQLLRYLILQQQWDRVLVFVATKYAAEHVADKLQRAGLHVGAFHGEFSQGTRSQLLADFKAGRLQVLVATDVAARGIDIAGLPAVVNYDLPRSAVDYTHRIGRTGRAGESGTAISFVTADTEAHFRLIENRNDLRIVREVVAGFEPTELPAPVSAVTDTVNGGVKGARKSKKDKLREAAAMAAKAVGGN; encoded by the coding sequence ATGCCATTTTCCTCACTGGGTCTGATTCCCGCCCTGGTCCGTGCCGTTGACAAGGCCGGCTATGCCGCGCCGACGGCCATCCAGGCTGCCGCCATTCCCGCCATCCTGCGCGGCAGCGACGTGCTGGGCGCGGCGCAGACGGGTTCCGGCAAGACGGCCGCCTACGCGCTGCCGCTGCTGCAGGCGCTGATGGCACCCGCTGCCGGCCCGCGCCAGGTGCGCGCGCTGATCCTCGTGCCCACGCGCGAGCTGGCCGCGCAAGTGGGGCAGACGGTGCACGCGCTGGCCAAGCCGTTGCCGATCAAACTGAAGATTTCCGTGCTGTTCGGCGGCGTCTCGATCAATCCGCAGATGATGGACTTGCGCGGCGGCGCCGATATCGTCGTCGCTACGCCGGGCCGCTTGCTGGACCTGGTGCGGCAAAATGCCGTGAAACTGGGCGGTGTGTCGCTGTGCGTGCTCGACGAGGCCGATCGTTTGCTCGACATGGGTTTTAGCGAAGAAATCAACGCCATCCTGGCGCTGCTGCCGGCGAAGCGGCAAAACCTGTTCTTTTCCGCCACCTTTCCCGACAGTGTGCAGGCGCTGGCCGACAGCCTGCTCAAGGAACCCGTGCGCATCGAAGTGGCGTCCGAACCGCAGGACAAGCCCGACATCGTGCAGCGCGCCATCACGGTCGACGTGCCGCGCCGCACGCAGCTGCTGCGCTACCTGATCCTGCAGCAGCAGTGGGATCGCGTGCTGGTGTTCGTCGCCACCAAGTATGCGGCCGAACATGTGGCCGACAAGCTGCAGCGCGCGGGCCTGCATGTGGGCGCCTTCCACGGCGAATTCAGCCAGGGTACGCGCAGCCAGCTGCTGGCCGACTTCAAGGCGGGACGCTTGCAGGTGCTGGTCGCCACCGACGTGGCCGCGCGCGGCATCGACATCGCCGGCCTGCCGGCCGTCGTCAATTACGACTTGCCCCGCTCGGCCGTCGACTACACGCACCGCATCGGCCGCACGGGCCGCGCGGGCGAAAGCGGCACGGCCATCAGTTTCGTCACGGCCGATACGGAAGCGCATTTCCGCCTGATCGAAAACCGCAATGACTTGCGCATCGTGCGCGAAGTGGTGGCCGGTTTCGAACCGACGGAACTGCCCGCGCCGGTAAGCGCCGTCACGGACACGGTGAACGGCGGCGTGAAGGGCGCGCGCAAAAGCAAAAAGGATAAATTGCGCGAAGCGGCTGCCATGGCGGCAAAAGCGGTCGGGGGCAATTAA
- a CDS encoding MFS transporter, with the protein MNTSPCAAAETAVRHPWLAVTAVGMATFSVVTTEMLPVGLLTPIADTLDTSTGTAGLMISLPALLAALFAPLLVIAAGSLDRRKILCGLLSLLVIANIASALAQNMAWMLAARVLVGFCMGGIWAIAGGLAARLVPAPSIGMATSIIFGGVAIASVLGVPLGAQIGDVAGWRWAFGAMALLSGLVLALHLAVMPALPAASAATLRQFGKQLRNRQLQAGLLLTLLLVTSHFMAFTFVRPLLLSVSGFDAQWLGALLFFYGFAGIIGNFLAGAVAVRRTVPTIIAISIGLLLTPLLFLAVGDSSIGGGVVLLAWGLAYGGVSVGLMTLMMKAAPRAVEIVAALYVGVFNVAIALGAWAGGQAVDGLGLCANLWLAAGFAAAALLLSLKIGFVEHAMKAADKQLGSATD; encoded by the coding sequence ATGAATACGTCTCCCTGCGCTGCAGCAGAAACCGCTGTCCGTCACCCATGGCTGGCGGTCACCGCCGTAGGCATGGCCACCTTTTCAGTCGTGACGACGGAAATGCTGCCGGTCGGCCTGTTGACGCCGATTGCTGACACCCTGGACACCTCCACCGGAACCGCCGGCCTGATGATCTCGCTGCCAGCATTGCTGGCGGCCTTGTTCGCTCCGCTGCTGGTGATCGCAGCGGGAAGCCTGGACAGGCGCAAAATTCTCTGTGGTTTGCTGAGTCTATTGGTGATCGCGAACATTGCCTCGGCATTGGCACAAAACATGGCGTGGATGCTGGCTGCACGTGTTCTCGTCGGTTTTTGCATGGGCGGCATCTGGGCCATTGCCGGTGGTCTGGCTGCCCGCCTTGTTCCGGCTCCCTCCATCGGCATGGCAACGTCGATTATCTTCGGCGGAGTAGCGATCGCTTCCGTGCTGGGCGTGCCGCTAGGCGCACAAATCGGCGACGTTGCAGGATGGCGCTGGGCCTTTGGCGCCATGGCGCTGTTGAGCGGCCTGGTGCTGGCACTGCATCTGGCCGTCATGCCAGCGCTGCCTGCTGCCAGTGCGGCGACCTTGCGCCAATTCGGCAAGCAGTTGCGCAACCGGCAATTGCAAGCGGGGCTGCTACTGACCCTGTTGCTGGTGACGAGCCATTTCATGGCCTTCACCTTTGTGCGTCCGTTGTTGCTGTCAGTATCGGGGTTTGATGCGCAATGGCTGGGCGCACTGCTGTTTTTCTATGGCTTCGCTGGCATCATTGGAAACTTCCTGGCCGGTGCCGTTGCGGTGCGGCGCACGGTGCCAACCATCATCGCTATCTCGATTGGCTTGCTGCTCACGCCGCTACTCTTCCTGGCAGTCGGCGACTCCAGCATCGGCGGCGGCGTGGTGTTGCTGGCCTGGGGACTAGCCTACGGTGGCGTATCGGTCGGCCTGATGACCTTGATGATGAAGGCGGCGCCCCGGGCCGTGGAGATAGTCGCCGCGCTGTATGTGGGCGTATTCAACGTTGCCATTGCGCTCGGGGCATGGGCCGGTGGACAGGCCGTCGACGGGCTAGGCCTCTGCGCCAACCTCTGGCTCGCCGCAGGATTCGCCGCTGCTGCCTTGCTGCTGTCGTTGAAGATCGGCTTTGTTGAACACGCCATGAAGGCTGCCGACAAGCAGCTTGGCTCGGCAACGGATTGA
- a CDS encoding response regulator: MPGTAVLAADAVQQPAAQRRTLLLVDDEPNILASLKRLLRRDAYHILTANSGQEGLDVLASNAVDVIVSDQRMPGMLGADFLRKAKLLCPQTIRIMLSGYTELQAVTDAVNEGAIFKFLTKPWEDHQLREHIAEAFRLKGIDDDNVRLNAQLRDANQALAAANAAMQALVSQQQHQISRDEVSLGIAREVLQFLPLPVIGLDDEGMIAFINASAANLFERGATLLGNEAALVLPQLFDGQDTPRLVAINGQPYVVAVHPMGLHSRSRGSLVTLSRHGADT; the protein is encoded by the coding sequence ATGCCGGGTACTGCGGTGCTGGCGGCGGATGCCGTACAGCAGCCTGCGGCGCAGCGGCGCACCTTGCTGCTGGTCGATGACGAGCCGAATATCCTCGCTTCCCTCAAGCGCCTGCTGCGGCGCGATGCCTACCATATCCTCACGGCCAACAGCGGCCAGGAAGGACTGGACGTGCTGGCCAGCAATGCGGTCGACGTGATTGTGTCGGACCAGCGCATGCCCGGCATGCTAGGCGCCGACTTCCTGCGCAAGGCCAAGCTGCTGTGTCCGCAAACCATCCGCATCATGTTGTCGGGCTATACCGAGTTGCAGGCCGTCACGGACGCCGTCAACGAGGGCGCCATCTTCAAGTTCCTCACCAAGCCCTGGGAAGACCATCAACTGCGCGAGCATATCGCCGAAGCCTTTCGACTGAAGGGCATCGACGACGACAATGTGCGTCTGAATGCGCAACTGCGCGACGCCAACCAGGCGCTGGCGGCGGCCAATGCCGCCATGCAGGCGCTGGTGAGCCAGCAGCAGCACCAGATCAGCCGCGATGAAGTCAGCCTGGGCATCGCGCGCGAAGTACTGCAATTTCTGCCGCTGCCCGTGATCGGGCTCGACGACGAAGGCATGATCGCTTTCATCAACGCGTCGGCAGCCAACCTGTTCGAGCGGGGCGCGACCCTGCTGGGCAACGAGGCGGCGCTGGTCTTGCCGCAACTGTTCGACGGGCAGGACACGCCCCGCCTGGTCGCCATCAACGGTCAGCCGTATGTCGTGGCAGTCCATCCCATGGGCTTGCATTCGCGCTCGCGCGGCAGCCTGGTCACCCTGAGTCGTCATGGAGCCGATACATGA
- a CDS encoding HDOD domain-containing protein yields the protein MNRLNFEHIIRQIQELPSLPVVVLELLSSMDQDDTDVHVLAQKIELDQALAAKTLRIANSSFYGMQSKVTSIPQAVSVLGFHSIRTVVTACALTGSFAPVAGGFDFKAFWRHSLATAIAARLLAPHLRVNPETAFTAGLLHDLGTLVLVTRFPAEHALVRSYRQAHDCQMAEAELAVIGIDHAQVGSALAAYWKFPEAIQQAVADHHTIDRLEAGGLPLAVHMANAVALALDLAGVDDALVPPLSPTGWRSIALDEPAWLALLEQTEHTFDEMSRIMLA from the coding sequence ATGAATCGGCTTAATTTTGAACACATCATTCGCCAGATACAGGAATTGCCGTCGCTGCCGGTGGTGGTGCTGGAGCTGCTGTCGAGCATGGACCAGGACGACACGGATGTGCATGTGCTGGCGCAAAAGATCGAGCTGGACCAGGCCCTGGCGGCAAAGACCTTGCGCATCGCCAACTCCTCGTTCTACGGCATGCAATCGAAGGTCACCAGTATTCCGCAAGCCGTTTCCGTGCTGGGCTTTCACAGCATCCGCACCGTCGTCACGGCCTGCGCCCTGACGGGCAGCTTCGCGCCCGTGGCCGGCGGCTTCGATTTCAAGGCGTTCTGGCGTCACTCGCTGGCCACGGCCATCGCCGCGCGCCTGCTGGCGCCGCACTTGCGCGTCAATCCCGAGACGGCGTTCACGGCCGGCTTGTTGCACGACCTGGGCACGCTGGTGCTGGTGACGCGCTTCCCGGCCGAGCACGCGCTCGTGCGCAGCTACCGCCAGGCGCATGACTGCCAGATGGCCGAGGCCGAACTGGCCGTCATCGGCATCGATCACGCGCAGGTGGGCAGCGCCCTGGCCGCCTACTGGAAGTTTCCCGAGGCGATACAGCAGGCGGTGGCCGACCACCACACCATCGACCGCCTGGAGGCGGGCGGCTTGCCGCTGGCCGTGCACATGGCCAACGCCGTCGCCCTGGCGCTCGACCTGGCCGGCGTCGACGATGCGCTGGTGCCGCCCCTGTCGCCCACGGGCTGGCGCAGCATCGCGCTGGACGAGCCGGCCTGGCTGGCGCTGCTGGAGCAAACTGAACACACCTTCGATGAAATGTCGCGGATCATGCTGGCATGA